From Cellulosimicrobium sp. ES-005, one genomic window encodes:
- a CDS encoding ThuA domain-containing protein — MTARPSRGRRQGVAAVTAAALVAPALTLATAAPAAAHDEFSVMVFSKTAAFRHGSIPAGIAAIQQLGTEHHFAVTPTEDAGAFTDENLAQYDAVVWLSTTGDVLNDEQQGAFERYIAAGGGYAGVHAASDTEYDWPWYGELVGAYFNSHPQNQDATVVVADDEHPSTAHLPAAWDRYDEWYNYRENPRGQVHVLASLDESSYSPGSGAMGADHPIAWCQEYGGGRSWYTGGGHTDESYTDPAFVQHLLGGIQTAAGAVDADCGATVDASFEQVTLAKGAAKTGEPIAMAVLPDGDVLHTSRDGRVWYTTADATTALAGTVPVYTHDEDGLQGVAIDPGFAENRWVYLYYAPKLDTPPGDAPETSADPAAFEAFEGYNQLSRFRLTEQNLLDLASEQKILEVPADRGLCCHAGGEIDFDAEGNLYLSTGDDTNPFASDGYAPIDERATRNPAFDARRSSGNTNDLRGKLLRITVAEDGSYTVPEGNLFPEGEYEAGKTRPEIYAMGFRNPFRFAVDKATGEVHLGDYGPDAGGANANRGPGGTVEFNVISEAGNYGWPYCIGDNLAYNDYDFETKVSGPKFDCAAPKNTSPHNTGLVDLPPAVPAWQPYDGGSVPAFGTGGESPMGAVVYDYDPELESETKFPAYYDGKPLLYEWDRAWIKEAIRNEDGSPAGFVPALEFMDLRRPMNLEFGPDGSLYVLDYGGGYFGGDALSAVYRIDYVRGGRSPVAQIDATPTNGQAPLVVSFDGTGSSHPDGKEFTYAWDLDGDGETDATDAQVSRTFTENGQHEVRLTVTDADGKQGVATTTVTVGNTAPEVTLELPADGQFFDFGDQVPFRVTVTDAEDGAQVDCSRVVVEYILGHDNHGHPLSSATGCEGVLTTAKDEGHGLDANIFGVVNATYTDGGGADGVPALASDDEAVLHTRTKQAEYFTDSQGVQVVAKDVSEGGKQLGYIAAGDWFAFDRMNLAGIDAISARYSSGGSGGVLDVRDGAVDGPLLATLTLSPTGSWETPARTQAVPVTDPGGTRTLYFVARSTTGATGDMFDVDSVTFTGRGAANNVAPVVGSVTATPATGDAPLDVAFAAQATDADGDALTYAWEFGDGGTATGATAQHTYAEAGSYTATVTVSDPSGARATGTVAVSVYGTLECTEPDPQRGPADEFEGEALDGCRWDVVDLRPDLAQVRDGKWVVRTTDADFAGTGNQRVPNIITTDQPGDSWTVETKMTAAFANQYQQGGLIVRASESDYVKLAVVQHPGGLRVELRSEIGDVVQSTNGDVLDVAKPVYGEYLLRLSRDGDSFTGSFSLDNGQTWVPTTRAVTHAGLGDAGVGVFALGKSAGANQIDVAFDHVREVDGSGVPVCEDVTASDTFDGSGSGLGLDPCRWYVVNADPSRLAVADGALQLTTTDDDVYGATNSTVPNIVRSKVVTGDEWTVETTVRADLTQNYHQGGLMVYKDQANYVKVGVIHNGGTAGTVGFEVRSETGDVVLQPQPGVGSLPREADGTYHVRLARSGDTFVGSWSLDGEQWTELAAVTNDQLDGIGVGPFALGKNQTQPTVVAFEDFVLVGEVVEQPLDVTTEVQVRCLAGKAYVAVRATNADGVPIDVTLTTPFGTKAFTAVRPGASAYQSFAARATSVEAGVVGVAATGDGRTFAADLAYDATSCG, encoded by the coding sequence GTGACAGCACGACCTTCGAGGGGTCGGCGCCAGGGGGTCGCGGCGGTCACCGCCGCGGCCCTCGTCGCGCCGGCGCTCACCCTCGCGACGGCGGCCCCCGCCGCCGCGCACGACGAGTTCTCCGTCATGGTCTTCAGCAAGACCGCAGCCTTCCGGCACGGCTCGATCCCCGCGGGCATCGCGGCGATCCAGCAGCTCGGCACCGAGCACCACTTCGCCGTGACCCCGACCGAGGACGCGGGAGCCTTCACGGACGAGAACCTCGCCCAGTACGACGCCGTCGTCTGGCTGTCCACCACGGGCGACGTCCTGAACGACGAGCAGCAGGGCGCGTTCGAGCGGTACATCGCCGCCGGCGGCGGGTACGCCGGCGTCCACGCGGCGTCCGACACCGAGTACGACTGGCCCTGGTACGGCGAGCTCGTCGGGGCGTACTTCAACAGCCACCCCCAGAACCAGGACGCGACGGTCGTCGTCGCCGACGACGAGCACCCCTCGACCGCCCACCTCCCGGCGGCCTGGGACCGGTACGACGAGTGGTACAACTACCGCGAGAACCCGCGCGGCCAGGTCCACGTGCTCGCGAGCCTCGACGAGTCCTCGTACTCGCCGGGGTCGGGCGCCATGGGCGCCGACCACCCGATCGCGTGGTGCCAGGAGTACGGCGGCGGCCGGTCCTGGTACACGGGCGGCGGCCACACCGACGAGTCGTACACCGACCCGGCGTTCGTCCAGCACCTGCTCGGCGGCATCCAGACCGCCGCGGGGGCCGTCGACGCCGACTGCGGCGCGACGGTCGACGCCTCGTTCGAGCAGGTGACGCTCGCCAAGGGCGCGGCCAAGACGGGCGAGCCGATCGCGATGGCCGTCCTGCCGGACGGCGACGTCCTGCACACCTCGCGCGACGGGCGCGTCTGGTACACGACGGCGGACGCGACGACGGCGCTCGCGGGCACCGTCCCCGTGTACACGCACGACGAGGACGGCCTCCAGGGCGTCGCGATCGACCCGGGCTTCGCCGAGAACCGCTGGGTCTACCTCTACTACGCGCCCAAGCTCGACACGCCGCCGGGCGACGCGCCCGAGACGTCGGCCGACCCGGCCGCGTTCGAGGCGTTCGAGGGGTACAACCAGCTCTCGCGGTTCCGGCTCACGGAGCAGAACCTGCTGGACCTCGCGAGCGAGCAGAAGATCCTCGAGGTCCCGGCCGACCGCGGGCTGTGCTGCCACGCGGGCGGCGAGATCGACTTCGACGCCGAGGGCAACCTCTACCTGTCGACCGGTGACGACACGAACCCGTTCGCGTCGGACGGCTACGCGCCGATCGACGAGCGGGCGACCCGCAACCCGGCGTTCGACGCCCGCCGCAGCTCGGGCAACACGAACGACCTGCGGGGCAAGCTCCTGCGCATCACCGTCGCCGAGGACGGGTCGTACACGGTCCCCGAGGGCAACCTCTTCCCCGAGGGCGAGTACGAGGCCGGCAAGACCCGGCCGGAGATCTACGCGATGGGCTTCCGCAACCCGTTCCGCTTCGCGGTCGACAAGGCGACCGGCGAGGTCCACCTCGGCGACTACGGCCCCGACGCGGGCGGCGCGAACGCGAACCGCGGCCCTGGCGGGACGGTCGAGTTCAACGTCATCTCCGAGGCGGGCAACTACGGCTGGCCGTACTGCATCGGCGACAACCTCGCGTACAACGACTACGACTTCGAGACGAAGGTCTCCGGGCCGAAGTTCGACTGCGCGGCACCCAAGAACACGAGCCCGCACAACACGGGCCTCGTCGACCTCCCGCCCGCCGTGCCGGCGTGGCAGCCGTACGACGGCGGGTCCGTGCCCGCGTTCGGGACGGGCGGCGAGTCCCCGATGGGCGCCGTCGTCTACGACTACGACCCCGAGCTCGAGTCCGAGACCAAGTTCCCCGCGTACTACGACGGCAAGCCGCTGCTCTACGAGTGGGACCGCGCGTGGATCAAGGAGGCGATCCGGAACGAGGACGGCAGCCCCGCGGGCTTCGTGCCGGCGCTGGAGTTCATGGACCTGCGCCGGCCGATGAACCTCGAGTTCGGCCCGGACGGCTCGCTCTACGTGCTCGACTACGGCGGCGGCTACTTCGGGGGCGACGCCCTCTCGGCCGTCTACCGGATCGACTACGTGCGCGGCGGCCGCTCGCCGGTCGCGCAGATCGACGCGACGCCGACGAACGGCCAGGCGCCGCTCGTCGTGTCGTTCGACGGCACCGGCTCCTCGCACCCGGACGGCAAGGAGTTCACGTACGCCTGGGACCTCGACGGTGACGGCGAGACCGACGCCACCGACGCCCAGGTCTCGCGGACGTTCACGGAGAACGGCCAGCACGAGGTGCGGCTCACCGTCACCGACGCCGACGGCAAGCAGGGCGTGGCGACCACGACCGTCACCGTGGGCAACACCGCGCCCGAGGTGACGCTCGAGCTCCCGGCCGACGGCCAGTTCTTCGACTTCGGCGACCAGGTCCCCTTCCGGGTCACGGTCACCGACGCCGAGGACGGCGCGCAGGTCGACTGCAGCCGGGTCGTCGTCGAGTACATCCTCGGCCACGACAACCACGGCCACCCGCTGTCCAGCGCCACGGGCTGCGAGGGCGTCCTCACGACCGCCAAGGACGAGGGGCACGGCCTCGACGCGAACATCTTCGGCGTCGTCAACGCGACGTACACCGACGGCGGGGGCGCCGACGGCGTGCCCGCGCTCGCGTCCGACGACGAGGCCGTCCTGCACACGCGCACCAAGCAGGCCGAGTACTTCACCGACAGCCAGGGCGTCCAGGTCGTCGCGAAGGACGTCTCCGAGGGCGGCAAGCAGCTCGGCTACATCGCGGCCGGCGACTGGTTCGCGTTCGACCGGATGAACCTCGCGGGCATCGACGCGATCTCCGCGCGGTACAGCTCGGGCGGCTCCGGCGGCGTGCTCGACGTGCGGGACGGTGCCGTGGACGGCCCGCTCCTCGCGACGCTCACGCTGTCGCCGACCGGGAGCTGGGAGACGCCGGCGCGCACGCAGGCGGTCCCGGTCACCGACCCGGGCGGCACGCGCACGCTCTACTTCGTCGCGCGCTCGACGACGGGGGCGACGGGCGACATGTTCGACGTCGACTCCGTCACCTTCACGGGCCGGGGCGCGGCGAACAACGTGGCCCCGGTGGTCGGCTCCGTGACGGCGACGCCCGCCACGGGCGACGCGCCGCTCGACGTCGCGTTCGCCGCGCAGGCCACCGACGCCGACGGCGACGCGCTCACGTACGCGTGGGAGTTCGGCGACGGCGGCACGGCGACGGGCGCGACGGCGCAGCACACCTACGCCGAGGCCGGGAGCTACACGGCCACGGTCACCGTGAGCGACCCGTCGGGCGCACGCGCGACCGGGACCGTCGCGGTCTCCGTGTACGGCACGCTCGAGTGCACCGAGCCGGACCCGCAGCGCGGGCCCGCGGACGAGTTCGAGGGCGAGGCGCTCGACGGCTGCCGCTGGGACGTCGTGGACCTCCGCCCGGACCTCGCCCAGGTGCGCGACGGGAAGTGGGTCGTGCGCACGACCGACGCCGACTTCGCCGGCACCGGGAACCAGCGCGTGCCGAACATCATCACGACCGACCAGCCGGGCGACTCCTGGACGGTCGAGACGAAGATGACGGCCGCGTTCGCGAACCAGTACCAGCAGGGCGGCCTCATCGTCCGCGCGTCGGAGTCCGACTACGTCAAGCTCGCCGTGGTCCAGCACCCCGGTGGCCTGCGCGTCGAGCTCCGCAGCGAGATCGGCGACGTCGTGCAGTCCACGAACGGCGACGTCCTCGACGTCGCGAAGCCCGTCTACGGCGAGTACCTGCTGCGCCTGTCGCGCGACGGCGACTCGTTCACCGGGTCGTTCTCGCTCGACAACGGGCAGACCTGGGTCCCGACCACGCGCGCGGTCACGCACGCGGGGCTCGGCGACGCGGGCGTCGGCGTGTTCGCGCTCGGCAAGAGCGCGGGCGCGAACCAGATCGACGTCGCGTTCGACCACGTGCGCGAGGTCGACGGCAGCGGCGTCCCCGTGTGCGAGGACGTCACCGCGAGCGACACGTTCGACGGCAGCGGGTCCGGCCTCGGCCTCGACCCGTGCCGCTGGTACGTCGTCAACGCCGACCCGTCGCGGCTCGCCGTCGCGGACGGCGCGCTGCAGCTCACCACGACCGACGACGACGTGTACGGCGCGACGAACTCCACCGTGCCCAACATCGTCCGCTCGAAGGTCGTGACGGGCGACGAGTGGACCGTCGAGACGACGGTGCGCGCCGACCTCACGCAGAACTACCACCAGGGCGGCCTCATGGTCTACAAGGACCAGGCCAACTACGTGAAGGTCGGCGTGATCCACAACGGCGGCACCGCCGGGACGGTCGGCTTCGAGGTCCGCAGCGAGACGGGCGACGTCGTGCTGCAGCCGCAGCCCGGCGTCGGCTCGCTGCCGCGCGAGGCGGACGGGACGTACCACGTGCGTCTCGCCCGGTCCGGCGACACGTTCGTCGGCTCGTGGTCGCTCGACGGCGAGCAGTGGACCGAGCTCGCGGCCGTGACGAACGACCAGCTCGACGGGATCGGGGTCGGGCCGTTCGCGCTCGGCAAGAACCAGACCCAGCCCACGGTCGTCGCGTTCGAGGACTTCGTCCTCGTGGGCGAGGTGGTCGAGCAGCCGCTCGACGTCACGACCGAGGTCCAGGTCCGGTGCCTCGCCGGCAAGGCGTACGTCGCGGTGCGCGCGACGAACGCCGACGGCGTCCCGATCGACGTCACGCTGACGACGCCGTTCGGCACCAAGGCGTTCACCGCCGTCCGGCCGGGCGCCTCGGCGTACCAGTCGTTCGCCGCCCGGGCGACGTCCGTCGAGGCGGGCGTCGTGGGCGTCGCGGCGACGGGCGACGGCCGCACGTTCGCGGCCGATCTCGCGTACGACGCCACGAGCTGCGGCTGA
- a CDS encoding GNAT family N-acetyltransferase has protein sequence MPDDLTTAPAAVRVRRATTADAPALAGLAALTFPLACPPGTSPEAIAEHVATQLSPERFRGWAASAAHALLLVEPVPDDVTDDVPDAHDDPGLLGYALLVRGEPDDPDVAAAVGPGEAVELSKIYVHPDAQGTGVAGVLMTAATDAAARLGPGLRVWLGTNGLNARAQAFYHKHRFDVVGGRTYVVGGETHTDVVMALPRA, from the coding sequence ATGCCCGACGACCTGACCACCGCCCCGGCCGCCGTCCGCGTGCGCCGCGCGACGACCGCCGACGCACCCGCGCTCGCCGGGCTCGCCGCCCTGACCTTCCCGCTCGCGTGCCCGCCCGGTACGTCGCCCGAGGCGATCGCCGAGCACGTCGCGACCCAGCTCTCGCCCGAGCGGTTCCGCGGGTGGGCCGCGAGCGCCGCGCACGCGCTCCTCCTCGTCGAGCCGGTGCCCGACGACGTCACGGACGACGTCCCCGACGCGCACGACGACCCGGGCCTCCTCGGGTACGCGCTCCTCGTCCGCGGCGAGCCGGACGACCCGGACGTCGCGGCGGCCGTCGGGCCCGGCGAGGCGGTCGAGCTGTCGAAGATCTACGTGCACCCCGACGCCCAGGGCACGGGTGTGGCGGGCGTGCTCATGACCGCGGCGACCGACGCGGCCGCTCGGCTCGGTCCCGGCCTGCGCGTCTGGCTCGGCACGAACGGTCTCAACGCCCGGGCGCAGGCGTTCTACCACAAGCACCGCTTCGACGTCGTCGGCGGGCGCACCTATGTGGTCGGCGGCGAGACGCACACCGACGTGGTCATGGCGCTCCCCCGCGCCTGA
- a CDS encoding ThuA domain-containing protein, translating into MTARRPRRARSVAALTIGALAFTLAPVTMASAADDPVPADEEHKVLIFTKTTQFRHSEAITQGTPVLEAAFAEVGIASDHTEDSTVFNDETLAQYDALVMFQTSGDPWNADEKAALERYQQAGGGIVAIHNATDMRGSYGWWDDMIGALMPGHAATGTSPGLPGTVRVEDRTHPSTEHLSQRWTRADEWYNYSANVRGSAHVLATMDESTYDAGSNKMGYDHPISWCKPYDGGRAWMTGMGHFGAHYTDEPDLVQHIVGGVQWAAGLVEGDCGGTDWGSFEKIALDTNTSAPFGMDVAPDGRVFYTELVRGQIRVYDPRTQNTTTAITIPVYSGGEDGLLGIALDKDFAENGYLYQYYAPASSNDSDPANFFSRVSRFTVSSEGPGSTVIDPASEKVLIEIPAGRLPDEPGHTGGGLLVDHETGDLYIGVGDDVNPHSEPSGGYAPISERDGTFHDARATSANTNDLRGKVLRIHPEADGTYSIPEGNLFAPGTEKTLPEIYAMGFRNPFRFTIDAKTGNLGVADYSPDNGSDNLANRGPAGIAEWNLIKEPGFYGWPLCMGNNEPFRDVDYRTNPVTVGDFFDCDNPVNDSVKNTGLTELPPAQPADLWYGYQRSSVPGVINAGGGLAPMGGPFYQFDPELDSDTKFPASYDGKAFFYEWARNKMYTIDLKDPEAAPGATDVEKVNPFLPQEQFLAPIDSKFGPDGAMYVLDWGGGFGRDNPNSGLHRIDYLSGSRSPVSKPVATPDSGIAPLEVTFDGTGSTDPEGEELTYAWDFDGDGTTDSTSAAPSHTYTENGVYDARLTVTDPAGKVGTATVPITVGNTRPEVDFGLPPTGSFFTFGDDITWDVSVTDAEDSPEGDEIDDEQVIIQPALGHDAHAHPAEPLHGRTGTVATSLGGGHGEDMNVFYVIDARYTDRGGEGDVPALTGSDTTLIFPKKREAEFHTTSDGTTTIPSRDVEGGGSVITGSNGSWASYDPVSLYGVQALNLRVAAAAEGTIELRRDAADGELLGTAEIPQTGLGTFTDVTVEVTDPMEPFTLYVVFPGEGERRLNFIEADGKGVSDTTRPKVRITSPEAGVRLEQGEMAVTAEADDTENTVTQVEFFVDGESIGVDDTAPYEATWNPTADNYYELTAVATNDKGLYTRSRVVLAQVGDLFAGMKTFTNANGTFEQLAEGKYLVTSGGANMWQGTNEYSTIYREQGADENWSATVKINSQGNSNGSAKAGIIVRNDVTQTANSQGYAALGMRPSGGFEWLRGNSSGQLTASTGASTTSYPAWVRIVRDGDLYTASWSKDGENFTQIGEPQALPGAASVQDVGLFVTAHSTTATSAVEFQDFVFDDDPQTEEPGGGNPPQCLADSSDEFDGDAIDPRWTVVRQADGKPITVADGHAVLPVVQGDINEAQTGPISYLGQPAPAGSWTLETKLDVPLARHWQHAGLLVHVNDDEYTKLAFTKNQSGARFLEFQTETGGARTWHGQTDVATDFPSSIHLRLVSDGSAITAAYSADGQAWTALGGSAPVKPGATFGVMAGGDTATADTVAKVDYVHVTGAEPDDGVREPSDEFEGDALDGCRWDAIVRYDGSKVAVADGELRITTQPGDINAGNNGDPRNFVLQTAPEGDWVVETRFKAPLVHRWQLAGLIAYGDDDNYVKADVLAKNAPGAALNLGAELVSEKGGQFGNGGNRQLELADSTESGYWYLRLEKVGSTYQGWVSDGGVTWTPLGAPVTNDAALTKVGLMAIGPEQETPVTVAFDWFRLTTESEPEPTVDVEVTASARCLAGKAYLAIRATNVDEAPVAITLTTPFGSKEFGAVEVGGNAYQSFASRATSFDAGTATVTATLGDVTTEIEVPYDAVSCG; encoded by the coding sequence ATGACCGCACGACGCCCACGCAGGGCGAGGTCCGTCGCGGCACTGACCATCGGAGCGCTCGCGTTCACGCTCGCGCCCGTCACGATGGCCAGCGCCGCCGACGACCCCGTCCCCGCGGACGAAGAGCACAAGGTGCTCATCTTCACCAAGACGACCCAGTTCCGGCACAGCGAGGCGATCACGCAGGGCACCCCGGTGCTCGAGGCGGCGTTCGCCGAGGTCGGCATCGCGTCCGACCACACGGAGGACTCGACCGTCTTCAACGACGAGACCCTCGCGCAGTACGACGCCCTGGTCATGTTCCAGACGTCGGGCGACCCGTGGAACGCCGACGAGAAGGCGGCGCTCGAGCGCTACCAGCAGGCGGGCGGCGGCATCGTCGCGATCCACAACGCCACGGACATGCGCGGCAGCTACGGCTGGTGGGACGACATGATCGGGGCGCTCATGCCCGGTCACGCCGCCACCGGCACCAGCCCCGGCCTGCCGGGCACGGTCCGCGTGGAGGACCGCACGCACCCGTCGACCGAGCACCTGTCCCAGCGCTGGACGCGCGCGGACGAGTGGTACAACTACTCGGCCAACGTCCGCGGCAGCGCGCACGTGCTCGCCACGATGGACGAGTCCACGTACGACGCGGGCAGCAACAAGATGGGCTACGACCACCCGATCTCGTGGTGCAAGCCCTACGACGGCGGTCGCGCCTGGATGACCGGCATGGGCCACTTCGGGGCGCACTACACCGACGAGCCCGACCTCGTGCAGCACATCGTCGGCGGCGTCCAGTGGGCCGCGGGCCTCGTCGAGGGCGACTGCGGCGGCACCGACTGGGGCTCGTTCGAGAAGATCGCGCTCGACACCAACACGAGCGCGCCCTTCGGCATGGACGTCGCGCCCGACGGCCGCGTGTTCTACACCGAGCTCGTGCGCGGGCAGATCCGCGTGTACGACCCCCGGACGCAGAACACCACGACCGCCATCACCATCCCGGTGTACTCCGGCGGCGAGGACGGCCTGCTCGGCATCGCGCTCGACAAGGACTTCGCGGAGAACGGGTACCTGTACCAGTACTACGCGCCGGCGAGCTCGAACGACTCCGACCCGGCGAACTTCTTCAGCCGCGTCTCGCGGTTCACGGTCTCCTCCGAGGGGCCCGGCTCCACGGTGATCGACCCGGCGTCCGAGAAGGTGCTCATCGAGATCCCGGCCGGGCGCCTGCCCGACGAGCCGGGTCACACGGGCGGCGGCCTCCTCGTCGACCACGAGACCGGTGACCTGTACATCGGCGTCGGCGACGACGTGAACCCGCACTCCGAGCCGTCGGGCGGCTACGCGCCGATCTCGGAGCGTGACGGCACGTTCCACGACGCGCGCGCGACGTCCGCGAACACGAACGACCTGCGCGGCAAGGTCCTGCGCATCCACCCCGAGGCCGACGGCACCTACTCGATCCCCGAGGGCAACCTGTTCGCCCCGGGCACCGAGAAGACGCTGCCCGAGATCTACGCGATGGGCTTCCGCAACCCGTTCCGGTTCACGATCGACGCGAAGACGGGCAACCTCGGCGTCGCCGACTACTCGCCCGACAACGGGTCGGACAACCTCGCGAACCGCGGCCCGGCCGGCATCGCCGAGTGGAACCTCATCAAGGAGCCCGGCTTCTACGGCTGGCCCCTGTGCATGGGCAACAACGAGCCGTTCCGCGACGTCGACTACCGGACGAACCCCGTCACCGTGGGCGACTTCTTCGACTGCGACAACCCCGTCAACGACTCCGTGAAGAACACGGGCCTCACCGAGCTGCCCCCCGCGCAGCCGGCGGACCTCTGGTACGGCTACCAGCGCTCGTCCGTCCCCGGCGTGATCAACGCCGGCGGCGGTCTCGCGCCCATGGGCGGCCCGTTCTACCAGTTCGACCCGGAGCTCGACTCCGACACGAAGTTCCCGGCGTCGTACGACGGCAAGGCCTTCTTCTACGAGTGGGCCCGCAACAAGATGTACACGATCGACCTCAAGGACCCCGAGGCCGCGCCCGGCGCGACCGACGTCGAGAAGGTCAACCCGTTCCTCCCGCAGGAGCAGTTCCTCGCGCCGATCGACTCCAAGTTCGGCCCCGACGGCGCGATGTACGTGCTCGACTGGGGCGGCGGCTTCGGCCGCGACAACCCGAACTCGGGGCTGCACCGCATCGACTACCTGTCGGGCTCGCGCTCGCCGGTGTCGAAGCCGGTCGCGACGCCCGACTCCGGCATCGCGCCGCTCGAGGTGACGTTCGACGGCACGGGGAGCACCGACCCCGAGGGCGAGGAGCTCACCTACGCGTGGGACTTCGACGGTGACGGCACGACGGACTCGACGTCCGCCGCGCCCAGCCACACCTACACCGAGAACGGCGTCTACGACGCCCGCCTCACGGTGACCGACCCCGCCGGCAAGGTGGGCACGGCGACCGTGCCGATCACGGTGGGCAACACGCGGCCCGAGGTCGACTTCGGCCTCCCGCCCACCGGGTCCTTCTTCACGTTCGGCGACGACATCACGTGGGACGTGTCGGTGACCGACGCGGAGGACTCGCCCGAGGGCGACGAGATCGACGACGAGCAGGTCATCATCCAGCCCGCGCTCGGGCACGACGCGCACGCGCACCCCGCCGAGCCGCTGCACGGCCGCACGGGCACCGTGGCGACGAGCCTCGGCGGCGGCCACGGCGAGGACATGAACGTCTTCTACGTGATCGACGCGCGCTACACCGACCGCGGCGGCGAGGGCGACGTGCCCGCGCTCACCGGGTCGGACACGACGCTGATCTTCCCGAAGAAGCGCGAGGCGGAGTTCCACACGACCTCCGACGGCACCACGACGATCCCGAGCCGGGACGTCGAGGGCGGCGGCTCCGTCATCACCGGGTCGAACGGTTCCTGGGCGTCGTACGACCCCGTGAGCCTCTACGGCGTGCAGGCGCTGAACCTGCGCGTCGCGGCGGCGGCCGAGGGCACGATCGAGCTGCGTCGCGACGCGGCCGACGGCGAGCTCCTCGGCACGGCCGAGATCCCGCAGACCGGGCTCGGCACGTTCACGGACGTGACCGTCGAGGTCACCGACCCCATGGAGCCGTTCACGCTCTACGTGGTCTTCCCCGGTGAGGGCGAGCGTCGTCTCAACTTCATCGAGGCCGACGGCAAGGGCGTCTCGGACACCACCCGTCCCAAGGTCCGCATCACGTCCCCCGAGGCGGGCGTCCGCCTCGAGCAGGGCGAGATGGCGGTCACCGCGGAGGCGGACGACACCGAGAACACGGTGACCCAGGTCGAGTTCTTCGTCGACGGCGAGTCGATCGGCGTCGACGACACGGCTCCGTACGAGGCCACGTGGAACCCGACGGCGGACAACTACTACGAGCTGACCGCCGTCGCCACGAACGACAAGGGTCTGTACACGCGCTCGCGCGTGGTGCTCGCCCAGGTCGGCGACCTCTTCGCGGGGATGAAGACCTTCACCAACGCGAACGGGACGTTCGAGCAGCTCGCCGAGGGCAAGTACCTCGTCACGTCGGGCGGCGCGAACATGTGGCAGGGCACCAACGAGTACTCGACCATCTACCGCGAGCAGGGCGCCGACGAGAACTGGTCGGCGACGGTGAAGATCAACAGCCAGGGCAACTCGAACGGGTCCGCCAAGGCCGGGATCATCGTCCGCAACGACGTCACGCAGACGGCGAACTCGCAGGGCTACGCGGCCCTGGGCATGCGCCCGAGCGGGGGCTTCGAGTGGCTGCGCGGCAACTCCAGCGGGCAGCTCACGGCGTCGACCGGCGCGAGCACGACGAGCTACCCCGCGTGGGTGCGGATCGTGCGCGACGGCGACCTGTACACGGCCTCCTGGAGCAAGGACGGCGAGAACTTCACGCAGATCGGCGAGCCGCAGGCCCTGCCGGGTGCGGCGTCCGTCCAGGACGTGGGTCTCTTCGTCACGGCGCACAGCACGACGGCGACGAGCGCGGTCGAGTTCCAGGACTTCGTGTTCGACGACGACCCGCAGACCGAGGAGCCCGGCGGCGGGAACCCGCCGCAGTGCCTCGCGGACTCGTCCGACGAGTTCGACGGCGACGCGATCGACCCGCGATGGACGGTCGTCCGCCAGGCCGACGGCAAGCCGATCACCGTCGCCGACGGCCACGCCGTCCTGCCGGTCGTGCAGGGCGACATCAACGAGGCGCAGACCGGGCCGATCAGCTACCTCGGTCAGCCCGCGCCCGCCGGGTCGTGGACGCTCGAGACCAAGCTCGACGTCCCGCTCGCCCGGCACTGGCAGCACGCCGGCCTCCTGGTCCACGTGAACGACGACGAGTACACCAAGCTCGCGTTCACCAAGAACCAGAGCGGCGCCCGCTTCCTCGAGTTCCAGACCGAGACCGGTGGTGCCCGGACGTGGCACGGCCAGACGGACGTGGCGACGGACTTCCCGTCGTCGATCCACCTGCGCCTCGTCTCGGACGGGTCCGCGATCACGGCGGCGTACTCGGCGGACGGCCAGGCGTGGACGGCGCTCGGGGGCTCCGCGCCCGTCAAGCCCGGCGCCACGTTCGGCGTCATGGCGGGCGGCGACACGGCGACCGCCGACACGGTCGCGAAGGTCGACTACGTCCACGTCACCGGCGCCGAGCCGGACGACGGCGTGCGCGAGCCGAGCGACGAGTTCGAGGGCGACGCCCTCGACGGCTGCCGCTGGGACGCGATCGTGCGCTACGACGGGTCGAAGGTCGCCGTCGCCGACGGCGAGCTGCGCATCACGACCCAGCCGGGCGACATCAACGCCGGGAACAACGGCGACCCGCGCAACTTCGTCCTCCAGACCGCTCCGGAGGGTGACTGGGTCGTCGAGACGCGGTTCAAGGCGCCGCTCGTGCACCGGTGGCAGCTCGCGGGCCTCATCGCGTACGGCGACGACGACAACTACGTCAAGGCCGACGTGCTCGCGAAGAACGCACCGGGTGCGGCGCTCAACCTCGGCGCCGAGCTCGTCTCGGAGAAGGGCGGCCAGTTCGGCAACGGCGGCAACCGCCAGCTCGAGCTCGCCGACTCGACCGAGTCGGGCTACTGGTACCTGCGGCTCGAGAAGGTGGGCAGCACCTACCAGGGCTGGGTCAGCGACGGCGGGGTGACCTGGACGCCGCTGGGCGCCCCGGTCACCAACGACGCGGCGCTGACGAAGGTCGGCCTCATGGCGATCGGCCCGGAGCAGGAGACCCCGGTCACGGTGGCGTTCGACTGGTTCCGTCTCACGACGGAGTCCGAGCCGGAGCCGACGGTCGACGTCGAGGTCACCGCGTCCGCCCGCTGCCTCGCGGGCAAGGCGTACCTCGCGATCCGGGCGACGAACGTCGACGAGGCGCCCGTCGCGATCACCCTGACCACGCCGTTCGGCTCCAAGGAGTTCGGCGCGGTCGAGGTGGGCGGCAACGCCTACCAGTCGTTCGCGTCGCGTGCGACGTCGTTCGACGCGGGCACGGCCACGGTCACGGCGACGCTCGGCGACGTCACGACCGAGATCGAGGTGCCGTACGACGCCGTGAGCTGCGGCTGA